TGCTCGTCGGTCAGGCGCCGGTGGGCGCGAATGGTCAGGCTTCGTTCACCGCTGCGGTGGCGAAGGGGCAGTCACAGGTGCGGGCGCAGTTCACCCCGACCGACACTGCCAACCACCTGGGTTCCACCAGCCCGACGCTCACGGTCAACGCCAAGTAGGGCCCAGCTCCATCCAGTGAGACCAGTAAGGCCCAGCTCCATCCAGTAAGACTGGCTAGACAGCAGAAGGGCTCGGCGAGGGACAACCCTCGCCGAGCCCTTCTTGCGTGTGCTCGGTCCCTCAGCGGCCGGCCCGCTGGGCCAGGCTGGGGGACCGCCGTGTCACTTCGGCGTGTCGGACAACCGCTGCAGCAGGGCGTCGACCGCGCTCGGCGGCTGTGGCGCGACGAACAGCTGCAGCTGGATGGTCAGCTGCATGGCGGCGCCACCCTTGGTGGTGTCGCCGGTCAGCTGCGCTCCAGAGACCAGGGCGGCCCGCTTGCCCGGACCCTGAACGGCCGCCAGGAAGCGCAGATCGTCGGCTGCCGCCCCCTTGACGACGACGGTGAGCGGCAGGGCGTACGTCCCCCCGGCCGCAGGAACGGCGCCGGCCGCCGGCGGTGTCACGGGCGCTGAGCCGGCCGCGGGGGCGGCGTGCGAGGACCCGGCCGCGGCCGGTGCGGCCGGCGCCGTCGAGGTCAGGGCCATCGGCTCGCCTGCGGTGATCCCACTGATGCTCACATGGTGCTGGCCGGCGTAGCCGCTGAGCTGGCGGGTGAACGCGGCCAGGCTGCTGTCCACCGGAAGGGCGGTGCGAGCCTGGCGCAACGAGGCGACGAGGGCGTCCATGTTGGAGTTGTCAGCCTGCAGCCGGTGGATCTTGGAGTGCAGGGTGAGGTTCTGGGTCTGCGCCGCGAGGGTCTGCTCGTCCAGCGAGGCGGCGTTGGACAGCTCCGGGCTGACCACCATGAACCAGGCCACGGCTGAGATCACCACAGCCGCCGCCGCGCCGCCGGCCTGCCACACCCGATCGCCTTTGGCCGCGTTCATCAGTTGCCTCCGGTCTTGGGAGTGAGGTCGTAACGGTGGGAGAACAGGCTGTCGTTGATGGTGAACTGGATCGTGAACAAGGCGCCCTTGTCATTGGTCGTGTTGGACGTCGGATACGGGTCCAGGAAGCCCGGAAGGCTGCCGAGCCGGTCGACCAGCGTCGACACGTCGGGCACTCGCTGCGCCTGGCCGGTGACGGTGATCAGGCCGATGTGAGGGCGTCCGGAGGTGTCCAGGGACGCGGTGCCCGAGGCGGGGTTGACCTTCGCCTGCTGGCCTGCCGGCGGTGACATGGTCACCGCGAGCTGGCTCACGGTGGCGCCCGGGGGGAGTTGCTTGAGGACCGAGTTGACCAGAGCCGACATGTCGACGTCGCTCTCGAGCAGCTGGGACAGCTCGGTGCGCACGCCGGCCACGGTGCCTTGCAGCAGCGTGACATCGGCGTAGCGCTTCTGCTGGGCCAGCAGCTGCGACGTCCGGCTCTGCTCGGCAGCCAGGGTCTCGGCGGCCTGCTGGCTGCGGTAGAAGGCGTAGCCGTAACCGATGCCGGCGAGCAGCACCAGCGCGCACAGCAGGTAGGCCACCATCTTGCGGATGGCACGCACTCGCCGGGCCTGCAGCACCTCGGGCGGGATCAGGTTGGCGACGATGCCCCAACCCGGCATCGTGCTCCATAGCTCACGTGGCTGCATGGTGGTCATGCCGCTGCTCCCATCGCCAGTCCTACCGACACCGCGGTGGCTGACAGCTCCGCGTCCTCGTTCTGAAGCTCTTTCGACGCCAGCCGGTTGCGCACGTGCTGCATCGGAGCGATCACGTTGGCCGGCAGGGACAGGTGCTCGCCCAGCAGCTCAGCCAGGCCGGGCAGGGCCGACCCGCCGCCGGTGAGCGCCAGCCGCTCGACCGGCGCGCTGCCCTCGGTGGTTCCGAAGTAGTGGACCGAGCCGCGGATCTCGGCCAGCAGGGGACGGATCCCCTCGGCCAGCGCGTCGGTGAAGTTGCGGTTGGTGGACTGAAGCCCCTGCACCCGCTTGGCGGTCTCGGCCTGGTCCGGTTCCAAGCCCACCCGGTCCACGATCCGGTCGGTGAGCTCCTGGCCGCCACGAGCGACCGCGCGAACCACCTTGGGCACCCCGTGCCGGTGGATGATGATGTTCGTCATGTGAGCGCCGATGTCGATGACCGCCTCGACGCCGTGATTCTCATCGGCGATGGCGCGCAGCGCGGCGAAGGAGGAGAGATCCACCCGGGCGACCTGCAGGCCGGCGCTCTCGATCGCCTGAACGGCGGCCAGCACCGGAGAGCGAGGGGTGGCGATCAGCAACCCCGGCACCATGCCGGTGGCCTGATCGGGCTCGCCCAGGGGCAGCCAGTCGATCAGGGCCTGGTCCAGCGGCAGCGGCACCACTTCACGAGCCTGGTAGGGCAGCGCTTTCATCAGCTGGTCATGGGGCAGCTTGGGCATGGGGAGGTCGCGGACCACGGTCTGCTGGTTGGTGATGCCCAGGATCACGTTGCGGCACTCGAAGTGGTTCTTCGACCACAACTGCCGCAGCGCGACTGTCACCGCGTTCTGATCGCAGACCACGCCGTTGACGACCGCGCCGGGCGGCAGGTCGACGTGGCCGCAGCCGTGCACGCTCACCGAGGGGCGGCCGTCGGTGGTGCCGTGCGACAGGATCGCCGCGCGCACCGAGGTCGCGCCGATGTCCAGGCCGATGGCGTGACCGTCGGGGTTGACGATTCCGATTTTGGGGTTGCAGATCTGACGGTGCTTCATCGCTTCTCCAGGAGAATGGCAGCGCAGGGTGAGAGAGGGGATGGGCTCAGAGCCCGGTGAGGTCGAGGTAGCCGTCGATCAACGGCTGGGCCAGGCACAACGCCACCGCCGCGGCCGTGAGCATGAAGGGGCCGAACGGCAACGGCGTCTTGCCGCTGCCACGCCTGCTCGCGATCACCGCGACGCCCGCCACTCCGCCGAGCAGGAACGCGGTGAACGCCCCGACCAGCAGGGCCGAGTAGCTCAGCCAGCCGAGCATGCCGCCGATCAGGCCGGCCAACTTGACGTCGCCGAAGCCCATCCCCTTGGGATAGGCCAGAGCCAGCGCGAAGTAACCGCCGAACAGCGCCGCGGACCCGACCGCCGTCCGCAGCAGCGCCGAATAGTCCTGCTGCCACAGCGCCGGCCCGGCCAGCAGCAGGGCCAGCACCGGATAGGACGGGAGCACGATGGCGTTCGGCAGCCGGTGACAGTCGATGTCTATCGCCGCCAGCGCTATCGCGATCGCGGTGAAGTAGAGCCAGGCCGGCAGGCCCGGCAGCCTGTCGATGGAGTGCAGCCGCCAGGTCACCAGCGTGAACGCCACGGCGGTGACCGATTCGATGAGCGGGTACCGGACGCTGATCGGCGCCGCGCAGTCGGCGCAGCGGCCCCGTAGCGCCAGCCAGCCCAGGACCGGCACATTGTGCCGGTGGCGAATCGGGGTGTTGCAGCTCGGGCAGCGCGAGGCCGGCGTGATCAGCGATTGGCCGTTGGGCACCCGGTAGATCACGACGTTGAGAAACGACCCGATCGCCAGGCCGAACACCGCCACCACGACGAGCAGGAACCACATGGCGCAGACCTTCCCGTCGGCGGGCGCGGGCCGCCTCGGCGGCGACTATCGGCCTGAGCATCTCAGGACGCCGTCGAGATGCTGATGACATTCCAGGTGTTGCTGGTCAGTCGCCCGTCCGGCGGGGGGATGTAGGGCACCCGCAGGCCGCCGTTCACCGCCTGACCGGCTCGCATGTTGTCGAAGTTGTAGGTGACCGAGATGCCCGGCATCTTGGTTCCCGAGCCCTGGTACGGCCGGCCCTGGTACGGCATGCTGGTCGCGCCCCGGTGGTACTGGTACAGCCCGCCGTAGATGTTGACGCCGTGACCGATCTCGCCGCGGTAGAAGTTGTCGGCGATGAACGAGCCGCGCAGCGTGAACACGGTCGCGTAGATCAATCCGGCGCCTCCGTTGGTCATGGACGGGGCGCTGCTGGGCACGTACATGTGGGACGGGTAGTTGTTCGCGACCGGCCAGCTCAGGTTGTCGGTGTAGACCCCGCTGAGGTCGTTGGGGCAGTACCCGGCGGTGGTGGCGTTGAGGGCGCCGTCGGCGGCGCAGGTCATCGGCCGGTAGATCCGCACGTTGTGGTTGGCGATCAGGGCCAGGCCGTCGCTGGTGCTGGTGACCGTGGGGTTGTTGTAGGTCAGGTCGTTGGTGATGACGATGTCGTGCTCGGCGACGATCGAGACGTTGCCGGTGGTCCTGCCCTCGACGTAGACGTCGCCGTAGCCGTGGTAGTAGGGGGTGACGTCGTTGGCCGGGTCGGTGTAGGTCTTGCTCGCGTCGTAGCCGGTGTCGCCCGGCTGCTTTCCGCGCCACGGGAAGTTCTGGGTGGTGTTGACCGGAGAGCCCGCGGCCGCGCTGGCGGTCTTGCTCAGCACGCCCTGCACGATCGGCGTGGCGGTGGTGACGCAGGCGCCCTTCGTGGACAGCGACGTGCAGACGACCCGGTCGAGCTCGACGGTCCAGCGCTGGGTCGTGGTGT
This is a stretch of genomic DNA from Jatrophihabitans sp.. It encodes these proteins:
- a CDS encoding prepilin peptidase, yielding MWFLLVVVAVFGLAIGSFLNVVIYRVPNGQSLITPASRCPSCNTPIRHRHNVPVLGWLALRGRCADCAAPISVRYPLIESVTAVAFTLVTWRLHSIDRLPGLPAWLYFTAIAIALAAIDIDCHRLPNAIVLPSYPVLALLLAGPALWQQDYSALLRTAVGSAALFGGYFALALAYPKGMGFGDVKLAGLIGGMLGWLSYSALLVGAFTAFLLGGVAGVAVIASRRGSGKTPLPFGPFMLTAAAVALCLAQPLIDGYLDLTGL
- a CDS encoding PilN domain-containing protein, whose translation is MTTMQPRELWSTMPGWGIVANLIPPEVLQARRVRAIRKMVAYLLCALVLLAGIGYGYAFYRSQQAAETLAAEQSRTSQLLAQQKRYADVTLLQGTVAGVRTELSQLLESDVDMSALVNSVLKQLPPGATVSQLAVTMSPPAGQQAKVNPASGTASLDTSGRPHIGLITVTGQAQRVPDVSTLVDRLGSLPGFLDPYPTSNTTNDKGALFTIQFTINDSLFSHRYDLTPKTGGN
- the pilM gene encoding type IV pilus assembly protein PilM; this encodes MKHRQICNPKIGIVNPDGHAIGLDIGATSVRAAILSHGTTDGRPSVSVHGCGHVDLPPGAVVNGVVCDQNAVTVALRQLWSKNHFECRNVILGITNQQTVVRDLPMPKLPHDQLMKALPYQAREVVPLPLDQALIDWLPLGEPDQATGMVPGLLIATPRSPVLAAVQAIESAGLQVARVDLSSFAALRAIADENHGVEAVIDIGAHMTNIIIHRHGVPKVVRAVARGGQELTDRIVDRVGLEPDQAETAKRVQGLQSTNRNFTDALAEGIRPLLAEIRGSVHYFGTTEGSAPVERLALTGGGSALPGLAELLGEHLSLPANVIAPMQHVRNRLASKELQNEDAELSATAVSVGLAMGAAA